One genomic region from Leptolyngbya sp. FACHB-261 encodes:
- a CDS encoding Nit6803 family nitrilase translates to MDYSRKVRAAAVQISPVLFSCDGTTEKVLQAIDQAAKEGAQLVVFPETFVPYYPYFSFVQPAVLMGKEHMRLYEEAVTVPGPVTEAISCAARSHSMVVVLGVNERDNGSLYNTQLIFDADGTLLLKRRKITPTYHERMVWGQGDGSGLKVLDTAVGKLGALACWEHYNPLARFALMAQHEQIHCAQFPGSLVGQIFTDQIEVTIRHHALESACFVVNATGWLSPEQVAQITADPQLQRVLSGGCNTAIIGPEGNHLCTPITEGEGIAIADLDFSLITKRKRMMDCVGHYARPDLLRLQVNMEARALTKTVGKQELDKEPEKPVQASTNGQTSSGMPVSVDPSLLITNS, encoded by the coding sequence GTGGATTACTCCCGTAAAGTTCGAGCGGCAGCCGTACAAATTAGCCCGGTTCTGTTTAGCTGTGATGGCACAACCGAAAAAGTTTTACAGGCGATAGACCAAGCGGCTAAAGAAGGCGCGCAACTGGTCGTTTTTCCTGAGACCTTTGTTCCCTACTATCCCTATTTTTCGTTTGTGCAGCCTGCGGTGCTGATGGGCAAAGAGCACATGCGGCTCTACGAAGAAGCGGTGACAGTGCCTGGACCGGTCACAGAGGCAATCAGTTGTGCAGCCCGCTCTCACAGTATGGTCGTGGTGCTGGGGGTGAACGAGCGGGACAACGGTTCGCTCTACAATACCCAGCTGATCTTCGACGCTGATGGCACGCTGCTCCTCAAGCGACGCAAAATTACCCCCACTTACCACGAGCGGATGGTCTGGGGGCAGGGGGACGGTTCGGGCTTAAAGGTGCTGGATACAGCCGTAGGCAAGCTTGGGGCCCTTGCCTGTTGGGAGCATTACAATCCACTGGCTCGATTTGCCCTCATGGCTCAACACGAACAGATTCACTGTGCTCAGTTTCCTGGTTCCTTAGTCGGGCAGATTTTCACTGATCAAATCGAAGTCACGATCCGACATCATGCCTTGGAATCTGCCTGTTTTGTCGTCAATGCCACTGGTTGGCTCTCGCCTGAACAAGTAGCACAGATTACTGCCGATCCTCAGTTACAGCGAGTACTGAGTGGTGGCTGTAACACCGCAATCATCGGTCCCGAGGGCAATCATCTCTGTACACCGATCACTGAAGGAGAGGGAATTGCCATTGCTGACTTGGACTTCTCCCTGATCACTAAACGCAAGCGAATGATGGATTGTGTAGGGCATTATGCCCGTCCCGATCTACTACGGCTGCAAGTGAATATGGAGGCTAGAGCTTTGACGAAAACAGTTGGAAAGCAGGAACTGGACAAGGAGCCAGAAAAACCGGTGCAGGCATCGACTAATGGGCAAACTTCGAGTGGAATGCCTGTATCGGTTGACCCCTCATTGCTCATTACTAATTCCTAA
- the topA gene encoding type I DNA topoisomerase: MPKLLICESPGKLSTLRKLLGAGWDVQASVGHIMALANDGVDSLGFDLHFDRVECRYVPRGDRGKEVISKLRAAAKQASEVYLATDSDREGEAIAWHLARELKLRNPRRITYTQITEQAVRAALRSPRPIDEHLVSAQRCRQCLDKLVGYRVSPLLWQSTGGKSAGRVQSAALHLVCLREREIQAFVPQTYWSVWCEYQQGFRAYYHGSVQGTVHAPETHAPETAVDPEANPEANLDDATDAQERVKAPESRRVTSLEEAERLVKLARQHVHQVVSVEGQETHKPPPPPFITSSLQQSAGALLSFSPEKTMQVAQKLYEGVDLPGGKRQGVITYMRTDSVALAPEFVEAVRAYLQQHDPQNLPAKQTRHRNRAESQAAHEAIRPTEISLTPEALAGCLSQDEHRLYDLIWRRALASQCAAARLLKTRALIQSGPLLWQAKGMVVEFAGYSRYWDNLDTAVALPELTQNQQLQLKKAAHEEKQTQPPPRYSEPKLVQLMERKGIGRPSTFAAIVGILKQREYVETRGKVLHPTALGLETDQVLTTGLPDLVESEFTAQMEVSLDQIAEGKQLWEAYLVSWNQAYLIPALEKAKKVILAQFPTAPPRTGSRERERSRTKCPQCKQSMSKLPSKKVAKKYFLKCENGCADVVMFWSDLRKTWETPHTKTNSAAEPKFQPGQSQPAKRPVTKRPAVKENQPAKARTTTKRSRKKPLEALESPKERLSLNQNSPKTAQAPATSVESLRAWYQAARSLGKSEQYLKRIAEVAHEFKAGQPLSDKVMLAMQQDLSLLAAQKPS; encoded by the coding sequence ATGCCTAAGCTTCTGATTTGTGAAAGTCCAGGAAAACTCAGCACGTTGCGCAAATTACTAGGCGCTGGCTGGGACGTGCAGGCCAGTGTCGGTCACATCATGGCTCTAGCCAACGATGGTGTGGATTCCTTGGGCTTCGACCTCCACTTTGACCGGGTGGAGTGCCGCTACGTCCCTCGGGGTGACCGGGGCAAAGAGGTGATCAGCAAACTGCGCGCCGCAGCCAAGCAGGCATCAGAGGTCTATCTAGCCACTGATTCCGACCGCGAAGGGGAAGCTATCGCCTGGCACTTGGCTCGGGAGTTGAAGCTGCGCAATCCCAGACGCATTACCTACACGCAAATCACAGAGCAGGCCGTACGTGCAGCGCTACGTTCGCCCCGACCGATTGACGAGCACTTGGTAAGCGCTCAGCGTTGCCGTCAGTGTCTCGACAAGCTTGTGGGCTATCGAGTCTCGCCCTTGCTGTGGCAATCGACGGGAGGTAAATCAGCCGGGCGAGTGCAGAGCGCAGCGCTCCATCTAGTCTGCTTGCGCGAACGTGAAATTCAAGCCTTCGTTCCCCAAACCTACTGGTCTGTCTGGTGCGAGTATCAGCAGGGGTTCCGGGCTTACTACCACGGTTCGGTACAAGGGACAGTTCATGCCCCTGAGACTCATGCCCCTGAAACCGCAGTAGACCCAGAAGCCAATCCAGAAGCCAACCTAGACGATGCCACTGATGCCCAAGAGCGGGTAAAAGCACCCGAATCCAGGCGGGTGACCAGCCTAGAGGAGGCCGAGCGCTTGGTCAAGCTGGCGCGGCAGCATGTCCATCAGGTGGTGAGTGTTGAAGGGCAAGAGACCCACAAGCCGCCGCCCCCGCCCTTCATTACCAGTTCACTGCAACAGAGCGCAGGTGCCCTACTCAGCTTCTCGCCGGAGAAGACGATGCAAGTCGCTCAGAAGCTCTATGAGGGTGTGGATCTACCCGGCGGCAAGCGACAGGGCGTGATTACTTACATGCGCACAGATAGTGTTGCGCTTGCGCCTGAGTTTGTTGAGGCAGTACGAGCCTATCTACAGCAGCATGATCCTCAGAACCTGCCTGCCAAACAAACGCGGCATCGTAATCGAGCTGAGTCCCAAGCGGCCCATGAAGCGATTCGGCCTACCGAAATTAGCCTCACGCCCGAAGCTTTAGCTGGCTGTCTAAGCCAGGATGAGCACCGTCTATATGACCTGATCTGGCGACGGGCTTTGGCTTCACAGTGTGCAGCAGCTCGTCTGCTCAAAACCCGTGCCTTGATTCAGTCTGGTCCTCTGCTTTGGCAGGCAAAGGGCATGGTCGTTGAATTTGCTGGTTACAGCCGCTATTGGGACAACTTGGACACTGCCGTCGCCTTACCAGAACTCACCCAAAATCAGCAATTGCAACTTAAAAAAGCTGCTCACGAAGAGAAACAAACTCAGCCACCACCTCGCTATAGCGAACCAAAATTAGTACAGCTGATGGAGCGAAAAGGCATTGGCCGTCCTTCCACATTTGCAGCCATTGTTGGCATTCTCAAACAGCGTGAGTATGTTGAGACTCGGGGCAAGGTTTTGCACCCAACTGCCTTAGGTTTAGAAACCGATCAAGTTCTAACCACAGGGCTTCCGGACTTGGTAGAAAGCGAATTCACCGCGCAAATGGAAGTAAGCCTGGACCAGATTGCAGAAGGCAAACAACTTTGGGAGGCATACCTAGTCAGTTGGAATCAGGCCTATCTCATTCCTGCTTTGGAAAAGGCTAAAAAGGTAATCCTGGCTCAATTTCCAACTGCGCCGCCACGCACTGGCTCACGAGAACGAGAGCGCTCTCGAACCAAGTGCCCCCAATGCAAACAATCTATGTCCAAGCTGCCCTCTAAAAAGGTCGCTAAGAAGTATTTCCTGAAGTGTGAAAATGGTTGTGCTGATGTAGTGATGTTCTGGTCAGATCTGCGCAAGACTTGGGAAACACCTCATACCAAGACGAACTCGGCAGCTGAGCCGAAGTTTCAACCGGGGCAAAGCCAGCCAGCCAAAAGACCAGTCACAAAAAGACCAGCAGTCAAAGAGAACCAGCCAGCCAAAGCCCGCACTACTACTAAGCGGAGCCGGAAGAAGCCGTTAGAAGCTTTAGAGAGTCCTAAAGAGCGATTGAGTTTGAATCAGAACAGCCCTAAAACGGCTCAGGCACCTGCCACTTCAGTTGAGAGTTTACGCGCTTGGTATCAGGCAGCTAGGAGCTTAGGGAAATCGGAGCAGTACCTCAAGCGGATTGCGGAAGTTGCCCATGAATTTAAAGCCGGACAACCGCTCTCCGATAAAGTCATGCTTGCAATGCAGCAGGACCTAAGCTTATTGGCTGCGCAGAAACCGTCCTAA
- a CDS encoding LuxR C-terminal-related transcriptional regulator codes for MPDPIAELLDSTRLLFDLQQGNEIAQGFSGCLDPEEIAAWVTRGLVEKFNCAFARIWLLEPDQKTLRLVASSGMYTHVNGFFAKIPMGAYKVGKIAQNRVSFLSNNLADEPWVGNREWAIANNIRGFAGYPLAIKGRVVGVLATFSYHTMAPEFLEVLQTLCTMVTVALDAALQHQKEKESWQSSAQSLSFNYLSLSDQIASILASARLTLVGTEQPLSLPLIHVFLQTAEILNQLKCAYCRLIYTAESVALEAIVPAPDLNTEEPKEWVRSVLGDLFFTTACLGGTLHTQIESNQRAIQILLKIPYPHSALGARLQIRCSSPGLQLAFTHLAFLAGLRVCDTADDEVPLLTDDLVQCQAAKRGIWINQKKQAVPKGIKAQIDLSVSPEQLRQAIGAASQGKSWGIDAATVQQLLSDRELEIMALLAQGLRDRDIASQLMISESTVKFHMNNTLTKLKARTRYQALHQVMVNGWIG; via the coding sequence ATGCCTGACCCCATCGCTGAATTACTCGATTCGACACGGCTCCTATTCGATTTACAACAAGGCAATGAGATCGCTCAGGGTTTCTCGGGCTGTCTTGACCCAGAGGAAATTGCAGCCTGGGTGACGCGTGGGCTGGTTGAAAAATTCAATTGCGCCTTTGCCCGAATCTGGCTTTTGGAACCAGATCAAAAGACTCTGAGGCTGGTCGCCTCCTCTGGCATGTATACCCATGTCAATGGGTTCTTTGCCAAGATCCCAATGGGAGCCTACAAAGTTGGCAAAATCGCTCAGAACCGTGTTTCTTTCCTCAGCAATAACTTAGCTGATGAGCCTTGGGTGGGCAATCGAGAATGGGCAATTGCTAACAATATTCGAGGTTTTGCAGGTTATCCTCTGGCCATTAAAGGCAGAGTTGTTGGTGTCTTAGCGACCTTCAGTTATCACACAATGGCACCAGAGTTTTTAGAGGTTTTACAAACTCTGTGCACAATGGTGACAGTTGCCTTAGATGCAGCTTTGCAACATCAAAAAGAGAAGGAGTCTTGGCAGTCTTCAGCCCAGAGCTTATCTTTTAATTATCTTTCGCTATCTGATCAGATTGCCAGCATTTTAGCTTCGGCTCGCTTAACACTAGTCGGCACAGAGCAACCTCTATCGCTACCCCTGATTCACGTTTTTCTACAAACAGCAGAAATTTTAAATCAGCTCAAGTGTGCTTATTGTCGGTTAATTTACACGGCAGAATCTGTTGCACTGGAAGCCATTGTTCCTGCCCCCGACCTAAACACTGAGGAGCCTAAAGAGTGGGTGCGATCAGTCTTAGGCGATTTGTTCTTCACGACTGCTTGTTTAGGGGGAACCCTACACACTCAAATCGAAAGTAACCAGCGTGCAATTCAGATCTTACTCAAGATTCCCTATCCTCACTCTGCTCTGGGAGCGCGCTTGCAAATTCGTTGTAGTTCTCCAGGTTTGCAGTTGGCATTCACTCACTTAGCTTTTTTAGCAGGGCTAAGAGTTTGCGATACAGCCGACGACGAGGTGCCTTTACTGACTGATGATCTGGTGCAATGCCAAGCTGCTAAACGAGGCATATGGATTAATCAGAAAAAGCAGGCAGTCCCGAAGGGAATTAAAGCCCAGATTGATTTATCAGTCAGTCCGGAGCAGCTACGGCAGGCGATTGGAGCAGCCAGTCAAGGTAAGAGTTGGGGAATCGACGCCGCTACTGTGCAGCAACTGCTCTCAGACCGGGAATTGGAAATTATGGCTTTACTGGCTCAGGGGCTGCGGGACCGCGATATTGCTAGCCAGCTCATGATCAGCGAGAGCACCGTCAAGTTTCATATGAATAACACTCTTACTAAGCTAAAGGCACGGACTCGCTATCAGGCGCTGCATCAGGTCATGGTGAATGGCTGGATTGGCTAA
- a CDS encoding MSMEG_0572/Sll0783 family nitrogen starvation response protein, which produces MPEVTAPAHQVGDFFVDYEEKVFPDVKADPGEKALVTFHTVAFEGSIGFVNLLQATRLQRKGFETSILLYGPGVTLGVQRGFPKIGDEAFPGHQNFNNQISKFISEGGKVYACRFALQALYGHGEPSLIPGIRPISPLDVLDLVLLHRKDGALILDTWTL; this is translated from the coding sequence ATGCCTGAAGTAACCGCCCCCGCCCATCAAGTTGGTGACTTCTTTGTCGATTACGAAGAAAAAGTATTTCCTGACGTCAAAGCAGACCCAGGCGAAAAAGCACTCGTAACTTTCCACACGGTTGCCTTTGAAGGTTCGATTGGTTTCGTGAATCTATTGCAGGCGACCCGCTTGCAACGTAAGGGATTCGAAACCTCAATTCTACTTTATGGTCCTGGTGTCACTTTGGGCGTTCAGCGCGGCTTTCCTAAGATCGGGGATGAAGCCTTCCCTGGACATCAGAACTTTAATAATCAGATCAGCAAATTCATCTCTGAAGGCGGCAAAGTCTACGCCTGTCGCTTCGCCTTACAAGCCTTATACGGCCACGGCGAACCGTCTCTGATTCCGGGAATTCGTCCGATTAGTCCCCTCGATGTGTTGGATCTGGTGCTCCTGCATCGTAAAGATGGTGCACTCATTCTCGATACCTGGACTCTCTAG